The Octopus sinensis unplaced genomic scaffold, ASM634580v1 Contig01236, whole genome shotgun sequence region agtctaatgactgaaacaagtaaaaaggtaagGTAAAGGTAAAACTATAAATTTTACGACGTGCTATCAAAACGTTCCcgaactagttctgtagcacgcTGATAGATGACAGAACACGGTTGCATGCGCAGTGAGAGTTAGCAGTGACcttgaccttcatgaggcagtgtgaaacttgtttttgtgatcacgtgtacgCAGTAGTCTGCGTTTTTTTCATGAACATGAAccaagagccaacgtgaaattttgactTAAACTTGTGACGTCTCCTACAGAGACactgagcatgcttcggcaagcttacggctTCGATGCAATGGGTCGCACGCAATGTTTAGAGTGGCACGGTCGCTTCAAAACTAGAAGAACGTCCTTGGAAGATGATGCCCGACCTGAAACACCTGTCACGGACGTCACCCTcgaaaatgtggtattgtgcatcgatAATTAGTCTCCTAGAACAAGACCACCAGTCGAGAGTTCAATTGCGACTTTTTGAAACGTGGGGGAGaacattcggcgaaagcgaccgaATTTGTGGGGCCCGAAAAATTGGATTCTTCCCAaagacaatgcaccctgtcaccaagctTTCCTCattcgtgagtttctcgccaaaaacaacataaTATCGCTGCCGCACCCGCCCTATTTGCCggatttagcacctgtggacttcATGCCGTTTCTCTGTACGAAGGAAAGAGACTCTACGAAGATCTGTTTTGGATCTTTCCTGTTTGGCTGCACctatggaaattttaaaatttggtgaaTTGATGTATTTTCCCACGCTGAATTTCAGGAGATAATACGctttttttccagaatttttcTCCAAAATTAAAACGCAGCTCAAAGGTCATCGTTTTAACGCCGTTGTAGAATTGCAGAGGGTGCTCGACTTatttacggaaaacgacttccagaccGGATTCCAAAAGTAGCAAGACCAATGTATTGGGGATACtctattgctgcgcaaggtgactatttcgggAACCTAGTCTGGGAATactttgataccacctcatatgttgaccggattccaaaagtggcaagaCCAATGTATTGGGGATACtctattgctgcgcaaggtgactatttcgggAACCTAGTCTGGGAATACTTTGATACCACTTCATATGTtgaccggattccaaaagtggcaagaCCAATGTATTGGGAATACTCTATTGCTGTGAGCCTTACTACCTCctcataatattttttaaaaaactgtatactgcgtccccaaagtccatcccctcctcaccgtggcggggacgctggcaacaggtagtgtcagagctatgccgtcgggaatttcggttcctggtagggccacccaaggcggattggtctgacaccgagtggtattagggccacaacccggcagatggggctctggtgaaagtcctcggagtgtctgtttcggcaaccggcggctcctcggtcgttcggtccctgcgtctgcggacaatctgcggcaaacaggatgtctctacatgcgggattgttggggaccgcttgtgaaatccatattcccacgaaacttcttttGCTGCCacggttcgagatgcctcgagggtggtaaaAGAaaccgactcaacccgcccagggtgaatgtcgccacaagtacaagtaagtaagatGTATACTACCTAGACAATATGatgttaggttttttttttcttaatttatatgCTTTAACGTTCAGTCAGACTTAAGATGTAGTTTGATGTCAAGTTTtgattgaaagaaaatatactcACTATGGAAAAATATGGATAAAGATCTTCAAACGTTTCCTTTTTTTTGGCACCAAATCCATAAACATGATACCGATTGTTGCTGGAAAACATGAAATGGAACTGATTATGGTtttataatcatacacacacacacacacacacatatacatgcatacatacacacacacatgtatacacacacatgcatatcaacgcgcgcgcacgcacacagatactatatatacacacacacactgtttctaACGAACAACGAGATGAAGATAAAGAGTTTCGTAGTGTCCCAACTACACAGCAGATTACAAGAATTCTCTGACTTACGTGGTGTACTTTTTTAGCAAGGGCTGTAAAGCAAGTATGGCGGTTTCGTATAAACTCCTCTGCTTTTCAGTTATGTAATGGTTGCTAGTCGGCAACTTAGGGTCTTGGTTTGAAAGTCTAAAGTCTATAGCAAGTGTCACATCTATTTCCATGCTAgacgaatgataataataataataataacaacaacaacaacaacaacaacaacaaccaacaacgacgacgacgacgacgatgatgataacaacaacaacggtttcaaattttggcacacggtcaTCATTTTGGGGGTACTTACtttagtgctcaactggcacttgttttatcgaccccgaaattatgaaaggcaataTTGACCTCGacagcgtttgaactcagaacataaagacggatgaaatgccgctaagcattttgtccggcgttctaacgatactgccagctggcctcctactaaataataataataatgataataataataataataataataataataataataataataataataataataataatgatgatgatgataaatgccctgatacagtaccagatagtggctctcgtggcttctgattttaactgattggaagtgctatcatgtacattgttttgtcttggtataaaagatgggctacagtaaatattctgctcaataccacatatttgcttgtcagtcgtttgaccttaaccagttgagcatgtccctttgtggctgacgatatgtgcatctccgatcacgagcagaattagtgggagagcatcatagccatgtgttgaaaggaattcttggaggtttggataattcacctttcgaAACgtgtggttcgttcaacatccttaaacaatccttattcagggaccttttgagcgggatgggttactcgaccgaaagaaaattctaactgggcccacttacaaggtcatgcgctgtttatcttgatatgagatcaccatgtcgcgcacacatggttgtgatgcatgtgcctgatgtacttttatcagacgggtagtcatggtgggtatactgggcttcgtatattttaccgcagtgtcactttgacggcatgcactgctatctcactcaattataataataataataataataataataataatcctatctactaTAGACACACggtctgaaattttgcgggagggaactagtcgattagatcggtccctgtacgcaactgggacttaatttatcgacctcgaaaggacgagcTCAGTAAGCAACGacgacaaaatgtcgctaagcattttgccaggtgtgctcACGGTTccgccaactcaccgcctttgtAATATCAGATGtatagtcatgatggatatattgggcttcatatatttgtaccccagtgtcactttgatggcatgtgcggCTCTcttgctcaataataataatgatttcaaattttggcaaaaggacagcaatttcgaagaggggttaagtcaatgaaatcgaccccagtgtatgagtggtacttattttatcgagtccaaaaggatgaaagacaaagtggactcggcgggatttgaactcagaacgtaaagacagatgaaataccgctaaacattttgccctgcgggctaacgattctgccagatcaccgccttaaataataataatgataataataataataataataatgataataataataataacaataataataataattattattattattattattattattat contains the following coding sequences:
- the LOC115227013 gene encoding copine-9-like, whose protein sequence is MLIGGFKTNPEDLAYKKSFEIKNKRWQTCGVISIEKFRLKPRIDYVKYMDTNMEIDVTLAIDFRLSNQDPKLPTSNHYITEKQRSLYETAILALQPLLKKYTTNNRYHVYGFGAKKKETFEDLYPYFSIVSIFSFNQNLTSNYILSLTER